The DNA sequence AACTGGCTGAATGGGATGCTACCACGAGGGGCAGCAGCTCCAGGTTAAGGGGCAGTGCTTTCCACTGGTTCCGAGGGAGGTGGCCCCGGCGGCAGAGCCGCGCGATGGGAGCCGGTTGGGAGGTGGACGCCCGAGCCAGGGAGGCGGGCAGGTCCGGTTGGATTCCCGCCTGATGGACAGAGGCTCCTTTATTAGATAGCCTTGACTCATGCGCCCGTCCCTCCCGGGCTAGGGTGCACAATGGCGCCAGCCTCGCGGACGCGGCGTTCTCGGGTTCGTGTTCCCGCCAAGCCTCGGCCCTCCCGTCACCTCAAGAAGGCCCCCGCAAAGCCGGTCCGTGGGTTCCCGACGCCAGACTTCCGTGCCCTGTTCGAGGCGTCGCCTGGTCTCTACCTAGTGTTGATGCGGGACCTCACGATTGTAGCCGTCAGCGACGCCTACACACGAGCTACGATGACCAAGCGTGAGGAGATCGTCGGCCGCGGGTTGTTCGCGGTCTTCCCCGACAACCCCGATGATCCAAACGCGACCGGCGTCAGCAACCTCCGAGCGTCGCTGGAGAGGGTGCTCCAAAACCGCGCCCCCGACGCCATGGCCGTACAGAAGTACGACATCCGGCGGCCCGACTCCAAAGGTGGAGGCTTCGAGGAGCGGTACTGGAATCCGGTCAACACTCCCGTTCTTGGGCGGAGAGGAGAGGTGACCTACATCATCCACCGGGTCGAGGACGTCACGGAGGTGGTTCGCCTGCAGAACTTAGGGAACGAACAACAGTCGCAGAAGATGGAGGCCCTCGGTCGCCTGGCGAGCGGCGTAGCCCACGATTTCAACAACCTGCTTGGTGTCATTGCTGGTTACGGAGAACTCCTCGGGAAGCAGCTCCACGACCAGCCACGCCTCAGCAAGTACTGCAGCGACATTCTGAAGGCAACCGAGCGCGCAGCAGCCCTCACTCGTCAGCTCCTCGCCTTTAGCCGCAAGCAGATCCTCCAGCCACAGGTTCTCGACCTGAACGCGGTGGTGGCGGACGTGGAGAAAATGCTGCGGCGGGTGATCGGTGAGGACATCCTGCTCGTCACCCTCCCCGCGCAGAATCTGGGGGCGGTCCGGGCCGATCCGGGGCAGATCGAGCAGGTCCTCCTGAACCTGGCCGTGAACGCGCGCGATGCCATGCCGCGGGGAGGGCGCCTGACAATTGAGACCGCCACCGTTGACCTCGACGCACTCTATGCCCGGTCGCGACCCGGGGTTGAGCCCGGTCCTCACGTGATGCTGGCTGTGAGCGACACGGGTCACGGCATGAAACAGGAGATCCTGGACCACATTTTCGAGCCCTTCTTTACGACCAAAGAGGCGGGTAAGGGTACGGGCCTCGGACTGGCCACCGTCCACGGGATCGTCAGGCAGAGTGGTGGCCACATCTGGGCCTACAGCGAGCCCGAGCACGGAGCGACGTTCAAGGTCTATCTCCCGCGGGTCGGCACGGTGGGGGCCGTAGCCGCCCCGGAGAAGCCCGAGCGGGAACTGCCGCGCGGTGCAGAGACGGTACTCCTCGTCGAGGATGAGTCCGTCCTGCGGGAGATGGTCCGCGAGTGTCTGGAAGCGAGCGGCTATACGGTCCTGGAGGCGCGTCAGGCCGCGCACGCCCTAGAGATCGCCCAGGCGCACTCCGGGCCCATCCACCTCCTGATTACCGATGTGGTCATGCCCGGGATGAGCGGACGCAAGCTGGCCCAGAGCCTGGCCGTCTCTCATCCCGAGACCACGGTCCTCTACATGTCGGGCTACACGGACGACGCGGTTGTTCTCCATGGTGTCCTCGCGGAGGACATGGCGTTCCTTCAGAAACCGTTCACGATCCGCGCGCTCGCGCAAAAGGTGCGCGCCATTCTCGACGAGCGCTGAGAGCTCCCCGCCTCCCGTCCCCGGGAGCGGCGTCCAACGCGCGGCAGGGCGGCTGTGCGTCCCTGCCGTCAGTCCTCTCGCCTCGGTCCAGAGAGGAGGCGGGGTGGCAGGGTAGGGAGCCCCTTCAGATCATCGCGAGCGGGAGGCTCGCCGCGGCGCCAGGCGCGGGCGTTGGTCTCTGGCGAGGGAGGTCTGTCAGCCTCGGGTGGCGGCGCGGTCCCCGTATCCCAGGCGCTCGCGGGTCACGGTTTGACCAGGCGATAACTCACGAAGGCCAGCGATTGACTGTCCGGAGACCAGGAGGGGACGTTGATCGTTCCCTGACCGCCAAAGAGGCGGGCGAGAACCCGCGGTTCCCCGCCCGCGAGCGGCATGATCCGCAGGGCCACGTCCTGGTTGGGCGGATGCCCTTGGACACCTTTGCCGTAGGAGAGGAAGGCCACCCACTGCCCGTCTGGAGAGGGGTGGGGGAACCAGTCCTCATACTCCTCATCGAACGTCGCCTGCCTCTGGTCGGAGCCGTCGGCGCCCATCCGCCAGATTCTCATGCGGCCGGTCCGGTCCGAGTTGAAGAAAATTGTCTTCCCGTCCGGCGCATAGTCCGGGCCGTCGTCGAGGCCGGCCGCCGTGGTAAGACGCTTTTCGTCCGTCGATCGTTCGCCGTCGGCGGAGATGGCGTAGACATCGAACTCGCCGCTGCGCCGCGCGCAGTAGGCGAGGGTCTTCCCGTCGGGAGACCAGCCGTGCCAGTAGGACGGGCCGAGAGCCGTGACTTGGCGAGGCTCCCCTCCCCCCGCGGGCACGACGTAGATGAGCGAGTCCGGGCCGGGCGAGTGGCTGATGGCGAGCCAACGCCCGTCAGGAGACAGGCCGTGGTCGTTGTTCAGGCGGTCGGCCACTCCCGTGTCCACGAGACGCGGCTGGCCACCCTCCCGCGGCAGGGTCAGCAGGCGCCCGCCCCGGTTGAAGATAAACGACCGACCATCACGCGACCAGTTGGGGGCCTCGATGTGCTCCCGAGCGGTGTAGACCGCCTCGCGCTCGCCGTTTCCGATGGAAATCACTTCCAGCCGGCTCTCCAGGACACGTGCCGCCTCCGGCGTGGAGCCGAGGGTCTCCAGGCTGACCCGGGAGAAAGAGGCGGTGGCGAGGGCCGCCGCCTCGTGCGCACACGCGGCGAGCCCCGCATAGACGGGGTCGGGAAGAGCGACCGTCACCGAACCCACGGGCTGGAACGCCTTCCCCTCGTGGGCCACGGAGAGGCTGAAGAGGTCTCCCGTCCGTTCGAGACGGATCGTGGCGGGAGCCCTAACCGGAGAACGCACCTCGAGGGTGGGACCGCCCCTTACGAGCCGGTACTGGAGGGAGATGAGCCCGTCCGCATGCACCACGCCGTCCGCATAGGGTGCATCGGACTCGACTCCAGCGCGGACCATCCAGCCCGCCTTGCGGTGTGCGTTTCCCTCCCGCTCCGGAAAGCTCACCTCCGCGGTCAGGATCAGATCCCCCGAGAGTCGCCGCCATGCGAAGTGGAAGGCGTCCTGCGCCCCCCACATGTTCTCCCCGCTCGCCGTGACACGGTACTCCCCCTTGTCGGTATCGAAGAGCAGCGAGCCCGGGCGCCGCGTCTCCCCGACGTCACCGTGCCCCTCGAAGACGCTTCGCTCCGGCCCCGGCGAGGGGATAGCCAGGGATGACCACCCCAGGAGGATCAAGCCAAAAATGTAGCACCTCATGCAGTCTCCACTTTTCAGATGGAGTCTACCTCAGCGCGGTGTTCACTTCCCTCCCAACCCCTGCCCGTGGTCGGCCTCTCCCGGGAATCGCCGGATACACTTTCCGCCGGTGTGCTCGTCGATCACCCGGTCTGGTTACTCCGCACTCCTTTAAACCGCGAAATGCGGGTAAAGAAATCGTATTGAACCGAATCGGCGCGCCAATCATTCTTAGCGCGCATGGTGCGTGTGCTTGTAGCCGACGACAGCGAGCCATTGCGCACTATGTTCCAAGAGACCCTGATCGGCGAGGGCTTTGAAGTCGTGGCGGCCACGGACGGCCAGGAGGCCCTCGATCTCTTCCACGCCGCCGGTCCGTTCGACCTCGTCCTCCTTGACGGCGACATGCCCCGCCTCACGGGCCGCGAAGTCGCCCGGAAGCTGAGAGCGGACGGCTTCGGCCTCCCGGTGGTGATTGTCAGCGGCACCGTCCACATCAGCGAAGCCGAGGCCCGGGCGTTAGGCGTTACCTTCCTCCTCAAGCCTGTGCCACCTAACGATCTCGTGCGCGAACTCCGTCGCCTCTTGGGCCCCCCGCGGCCCTAAGGGGGGAGGAGTGGCACAGCCCCTTGCACGCCCTTGAGCCCCGATTGTTACTTGTCGAGCATTGGCTGATGCCGGGGTCGCGGGGGAACCCCGTGCGGGGATCCCACACAAGTCCTGCCGCCGGCCCCTCTCTCCAACGAGATCGGCTGAAGCCAGTCGAACGAGCTTGGCTTTTGCCCGGTCAGTAGTTGGAGGTCCGGAAGGTGAACATGACTCGCTCGCCGGGGCGCCCGCTCAACCGGAACACCAGCGCATCGCCCGACACCTCGGTCACGCTTCCCGCCAGGACCCGTAGGCTGCCCGGGACGAAGTTGGCCGTGGATCCCAGCTCAAAGCGCCACGTTCCCGGCTTCCCCGCTCCTTGCAGGACCCGGGCTTCGAAGCGGTTCTCGCCGCGGTGACCGTAAGCCATGCCCGCCGACAGGCCCGGGCCCGCGAAGGCGGTGGCGGAGCTGTTGACCAGCACTTCGCCGCTCGCCCCGGGCACCTCTAGCTTGCTCGTCCAGACCAGTTGGTCGGTATTGGACGTCGATATGGTCGGGTCGGCCGCGATCACGATGTCGCGGTGGGCCTTGGGGTCGTTGCCAACCCCCGACGACTCGACTCGCATCCTCACGTTCCAGCATTGCAGGGGTTTGATTAATGTAAAGGCTGGCCGGACAAGGTCGTACATCGACCGGGGCCGACGCTGCTTAAGGCTGGCTGGAACCGGGCATGGGGACGCGGGGGGCGGCGGGATTAGGGTGAAGACCGGCCTCACACCATCGCTCGTCGAGCGCGGCCGGCGCCGCGAGGAACTGGATGTCAGCTGGGAAACGGGCCTCGCGCCCGCCATCCCAGGAGATGCGCTGGGACCGGTAATCCCGGCAAAGGGCGTCGTGATGTTCAGGAAATTGAACGTGACCTTGATGCTGCAGGGGCCGCCCAGAACGGCGGGCGGGGGGGGAGGCGGAGGAGTGGGGGGGAAGGCGAAGCGCGCCCCCGCCGCGACGTCTACGTTGTAGTGGAGTTTGGTGGGGCCCGTGCTCTGGCACATGTCGAACTCGACCTGCTGAGTGCCGGGCAGGAGCCACTGCTGGGCGTCGGAAGGGATCGTCACTCCGGCAACCCTGACGATGAAAACCGGGTTGAAAGGCACTGCCGCCGGGGTGGTGGGGGGGGTGGTGCCTGGCGTCGTCGCCGGCACCGTCGGCACTGAGGAACCCGCGGGTTGCGTCGTCGTGGTCGTGTTGCTGTTGCCGCTCGTGCCCAACGCGATCCCGCCCCCCACTATCGCGGCTCCCCCGGCCACCGCCGCCACCACGGTCGCCGTCCCGATCCCCCCCGTCGCAAACCCCGCGGGTACCGCCGGAAAGACCGTCACCGACGCGCTGGTCACGAAGGGCGCGACCGGCACGTCCTTCTTGCACTCGCTCTCGCTCCCCACTACCAGAGCCGCGTTGTCGACCGTCCGGTTCTCCGCGAATTTCTGGTCGAACGCGTTCACGTAGTAGAGGACCTTTTTTCCGATGAGCGCCTTTTTCGGCTTGGGAAGAATGCCCGCGTGGCAGGGGGCCTCTGACTTCATCTCAACGTAGTACCAGTTCGGAGGCCCGTCCGCGGCTCGGAAGTACACCCGCGCCCGGGCCATCTGGCTGGCGGGCGAGAAACAAGCATTCATCTTCGGGTACTTCTCGGCCACGATACATCCCACCGGCTTATGGTCGATGTTGAGACCCTGGGCCAGTACAGGCAGCGGTAAGAGCGTGAGCAGGAACGCGATTCCCCGCCGGATGGCGCGTGCAATCATGACTGGCCTCCAGACCTAACGCCGCGACCGGACACAAGAGCCTATGACCGGCCCAGCACCAAGGAAAT is a window from the Vicinamibacteria bacterium genome containing:
- a CDS encoding biopolymer transporter TolR: MRCYIFGLILLGWSSLAIPSPGPERSVFEGHGDVGETRRPGSLLFDTDKGEYRVTASGENMWGAQDAFHFAWRRLSGDLILTAEVSFPEREGNAHRKAGWMVRAGVESDAPYADGVVHADGLISLQYRLVRGGPTLEVRSPVRAPATIRLERTGDLFSLSVAHEGKAFQPVGSVTVALPDPVYAGLAACAHEAAALATASFSRVSLETLGSTPEAARVLESRLEVISIGNGEREAVYTAREHIEAPNWSRDGRSFIFNRGGRLLTLPREGGQPRLVDTGVADRLNNDHGLSPDGRWLAISHSPGPDSLIYVVPAGGGEPRQVTALGPSYWHGWSPDGKTLAYCARRSGEFDVYAISADGERSTDEKRLTTAAGLDDGPDYAPDGKTIFFNSDRTGRMRIWRMGADGSDQRQATFDEEYEDWFPHPSPDGQWVAFLSYGKGVQGHPPNQDVALRIMPLAGGEPRVLARLFGGQGTINVPSWSPDSQSLAFVSYRLVKP
- a CDS encoding response regulator, with amino-acid sequence MVRVLVADDSEPLRTMFQETLIGEGFEVVAATDGQEALDLFHAAGPFDLVLLDGDMPRLTGREVARKLRADGFGLPVVIVSGTVHISEAEARALGVTFLLKPVPPNDLVRELRRLLGPPRP
- a CDS encoding ATP-binding protein, which gives rise to MAPASRTRRSRVRVPAKPRPSRHLKKAPAKPVRGFPTPDFRALFEASPGLYLVLMRDLTIVAVSDAYTRATMTKREEIVGRGLFAVFPDNPDDPNATGVSNLRASLERVLQNRAPDAMAVQKYDIRRPDSKGGGFEERYWNPVNTPVLGRRGEVTYIIHRVEDVTEVVRLQNLGNEQQSQKMEALGRLASGVAHDFNNLLGVIAGYGELLGKQLHDQPRLSKYCSDILKATERAAALTRQLLAFSRKQILQPQVLDLNAVVADVEKMLRRVIGEDILLVTLPAQNLGAVRADPGQIEQVLLNLAVNARDAMPRGGRLTIETATVDLDALYARSRPGVEPGPHVMLAVSDTGHGMKQEILDHIFEPFFTTKEAGKGTGLGLATVHGIVRQSGGHIWAYSEPEHGATFKVYLPRVGTVGAVAAPEKPERELPRGAETVLLVEDESVLREMVRECLEASGYTVLEARQAAHALEIAQAHSGPIHLLITDVVMPGMSGRKLAQSLAVSHPETTVLYMSGYTDDAVVLHGVLAEDMAFLQKPFTIRALAQKVRAILDER